From a region of the Candidatus Brocadia sp. genome:
- a CDS encoding nucleoside deaminase: protein MDEKFMRLAIAKAKQGIEKGQTPFGACIAKDGEVVCCVHNIVWERLDITAHAEIHAIREACKQLNTVDLSGCVMYATCEPCPMCFSACHWAGISKIVYGARIDDAKTLGFSELTISNREMKQFGNSPVAIVSDCLRNENLALFDFWNQRADKRTY, encoded by the coding sequence ATGGATGAAAAATTTATGAGGCTTGCCATAGCCAAAGCAAAACAAGGTATTGAAAAGGGACAAACGCCTTTTGGGGCATGCATAGCAAAAGACGGAGAAGTCGTGTGCTGTGTCCATAACATCGTTTGGGAAAGGCTGGATATCACCGCCCATGCTGAAATTCACGCGATCAGAGAGGCCTGTAAGCAATTGAATACCGTTGACCTGTCTGGCTGTGTGATGTACGCTACCTGTGAACCTTGTCCCATGTGCTTCAGCGCCTGCCACTGGGCAGGCATTTCAAAGATTGTTTATGGCGCACGAATTGATGACGCAAAAACGTTAGGATTCAGCGAACTTACCATTTCGAATAGAGAAATGAAACAATTTGGCAACAGCCCTGTGGCAATCGTTTCAGATTGCCTTCGGAACGAAAATTTAGCGCTCTTTGACTTTTGGAATCAACGAGCGGACAAGAGGACTTATTAG
- a CDS encoding type III polyketide synthase: MMANNDKRLPIPPSQKICMGSVAVTTPPYRVSQAHAEEFLVRAYADKLSKKNLAILRKIFAHPSVVHRHLALDDLKGLIHEHPDNRIARFTRWAVDLSSQAILKALTPVGLTPDDVSGLVVNTCTGYICPGISTYLIEKLRMSDKTRAHDLVGSGCGGGIPNLQICEDMAKSSDNGVIVGVSVEICSATYQMADDLSLIISNALFADGASASVLWRRSEGLELIASASYYKPESRDDIRYIYKNGQLRNQLSVSLPELAGKAVTRVITDLLKPRGLAPKDIQHWAFHPGGERVINAIRDEIGLPEGQLQATRSVLAKFGNMSSPTVFFVLREILDNHGVQPGDWCVMVAFGAGLCAHAFLLRAS; this comes from the coding sequence ATGATGGCGAATAATGATAAAAGGTTACCCATACCTCCTTCACAAAAGATTTGTATGGGATCGGTAGCAGTTACTACCCCCCCCTACAGGGTAAGCCAGGCCCATGCTGAGGAATTTCTGGTAAGAGCCTATGCAGACAAACTGAGCAAAAAGAATCTGGCAATACTGCGGAAGATTTTTGCCCATCCGAGCGTAGTGCACAGACACCTTGCGCTGGACGACCTCAAGGGTCTTATTCACGAGCATCCGGATAACCGTATCGCACGCTTTACACGCTGGGCGGTAGACCTTTCATCTCAGGCAATCCTGAAGGCATTGACCCCCGTTGGATTGACCCCGGACGATGTATCGGGATTGGTGGTGAATACCTGCACCGGATATATTTGTCCCGGCATCTCTACCTATCTCATAGAAAAACTCCGCATGTCGGACAAGACACGCGCCCATGACCTGGTTGGCAGCGGGTGTGGGGGAGGAATTCCCAACCTGCAAATCTGCGAGGATATGGCAAAAAGTTCTGATAACGGGGTGATCGTGGGTGTTTCCGTAGAGATCTGCAGCGCCACCTATCAGATGGCGGACGATTTGAGTTTGATCATTTCAAATGCACTCTTTGCCGACGGCGCTTCTGCATCCGTCCTTTGGCGTCGTTCTGAAGGACTGGAGCTGATTGCCTCAGCCAGTTACTATAAACCTGAATCCCGTGATGATATCCGCTATATATATAAAAATGGACAACTCCGCAACCAGCTTTCCGTTTCTCTCCCCGAATTGGCTGGTAAAGCAGTGACAAGGGTTATAACTGACCTTTTAAAACCGAGGGGATTAGCTCCAAAAGACATTCAACATTGGGCCTTTCATCCGGGAGGCGAAAGGGTAATCAATGCCATCAGAGATGAAATCGGTCTTCCCGAAGGACAACTCCAGGCAACGCGTTCGGTCCTGGCAAAATTTGGAAATATGTCTTCGCCTACCGTATTTTTTGTGCTGCGTGAGATTTTAGATAACCACGGTGTTCAACCGGGGGACTGGTGCGTCATGGTGGCCTTTGGCGCAGGACTCTGCGCGCATGCCTTTCTGCTCAGGGCCAGTTAA
- a CDS encoding cobalamin-dependent protein (Presence of a B(12) (cobalamin)-binding domain implies dependence on cobalamin itself, in one of its several forms, or in some unusual lineages, dependence on a cobalamin-like analog.) produces MNILIVVTNRYCGPVPVIPIGACLVAEATRREGHAVRVLDLMFVKDPVSSLESELVKFNPDIVGLSVRNIDNNDMQNPVAFFRDLKPLAKTIRSKTRSALVLGGAAVAIMPEELLRYTGADWAILGDGEVVFPQLAASLSQGEFPNQIPGVAWLDDGIFRKNTGYVTRFSDGCLVPGFHRWIDTHAYLSRLSTVPIQTKLGCHFKCVYCTYRKIEGYDYRFCNPAVVVDTIERLAGKGFRDIEFVDNVFNSPYDHALAICNGLARARPDVRLQSLELNPLFIDDDLLTAMEEAGFVGMGITVESASGVVLDGLQKGFTVEHVYHAARVVQHHNIPCLWIFMLGGPCETQDTVQETLHFAEQFIRPKDVVFFNIGIRIYPGTELEQRARKEGVLALPSREMLEPVFYLSPGLDLDWLINTLRKALGTHLNYIDSNTLGLSFLPALNRLGYRAGVRSPLWRYTRFIRRGLRLFGMDV; encoded by the coding sequence GTGAATATCCTCATTGTCGTTACCAATCGATACTGCGGACCCGTGCCCGTTATACCGATCGGTGCATGCCTTGTGGCTGAAGCCACCAGACGGGAAGGTCACGCGGTCAGGGTATTGGATTTGATGTTTGTGAAAGACCCGGTATCGTCCCTGGAGTCTGAACTTGTCAAATTCAATCCTGACATTGTCGGTCTTTCTGTACGAAACATCGACAATAATGATATGCAAAATCCCGTGGCTTTCTTTCGGGATTTGAAGCCACTGGCGAAAACCATCCGCAGCAAGACGCGATCTGCCCTTGTTCTTGGCGGCGCTGCAGTTGCCATCATGCCTGAAGAATTGCTTCGTTATACGGGGGCAGACTGGGCAATCCTGGGAGACGGGGAAGTTGTTTTTCCTCAATTGGCAGCTTCGCTTTCCCAAGGTGAGTTCCCGAACCAAATTCCTGGTGTTGCATGGTTGGATGATGGTATCTTCAGGAAAAATACCGGTTATGTAACCCGTTTTTCCGATGGCTGTCTGGTTCCCGGTTTCCACCGATGGATTGATACGCATGCCTACCTGTCCAGGTTGTCGACGGTGCCCATTCAAACAAAACTCGGATGCCACTTCAAATGCGTCTACTGCACCTACCGGAAGATTGAAGGATACGACTATCGTTTCTGTAATCCCGCCGTGGTCGTCGATACGATTGAGCGTCTTGCCGGGAAGGGATTCAGGGACATTGAATTTGTTGACAATGTATTTAATTCCCCCTATGATCATGCATTGGCCATCTGTAATGGCCTTGCCAGAGCCAGACCTGATGTTCGTCTCCAGAGCCTGGAATTAAACCCGCTTTTCATAGACGATGACCTCCTTACCGCAATGGAGGAGGCTGGTTTCGTTGGTATGGGTATTACGGTTGAAAGCGCATCTGGTGTTGTCCTGGACGGTCTCCAAAAAGGTTTTACCGTAGAACACGTCTACCATGCAGCCCGGGTCGTTCAACATCACAATATACCTTGCCTCTGGATCTTCATGCTGGGAGGGCCATGCGAAACACAAGATACCGTTCAGGAAACGTTGCATTTTGCAGAGCAATTCATACGTCCGAAAGACGTGGTATTTTTCAATATAGGAATACGCATCTATCCTGGCACTGAACTTGAGCAGCGGGCTCGTAAAGAAGGTGTTTTGGCGCTTCCTTCCCGGGAAATGCTGGAACCCGTGTTTTACCTTTCTCCCGGCCTGGATCTGGATTGGTTAATCAATACCCTGCGAAAGGCGCTGGGTACACACCTAAATTATATTGACTCCAATACCCTTGGCCTTTCGTTTCTTCCGGCCTTGAATCGCCTGGGATACAGGGCAGGAGTCAGGTCCCCCCTCTGGCGATACACTCGTTTTATCCGGCGCGGACTCAGGCTTTTTGGAATGGACGTATGA
- the wrbA gene encoding NAD(P)H:quinone oxidoreductase gives MQVLIVYYSTYGNVYKMAKLVAEGVQEVKGATPLIRRVPELIPSSVIESREDMKAGREMQKDVPLVTLDDFKAASAIAFGTPTRFGNVSAQLKNQIDQLTSLWFTGELESKPASIFVSTASLHGGQETTILTLMGPLLHLGMILVGVPYSVKELFSTQGGGSPYGPGHIAGLDNKREIDPQEALICRALGRRLAEIGLRLQKKQ, from the coding sequence ATGCAAGTGCTCATTGTTTACTACAGCACATATGGCAACGTATACAAAATGGCAAAACTCGTGGCAGAAGGCGTTCAGGAAGTCAAAGGGGCAACACCCCTGATTCGCAGAGTGCCGGAATTGATTCCTTCGTCTGTTATCGAATCCCGTGAAGATATGAAGGCAGGCAGAGAAATGCAGAAAGACGTTCCCCTGGTTACCCTGGATGACTTCAAAGCGGCCAGTGCGATTGCCTTCGGGACACCAACAAGGTTTGGAAATGTGTCTGCTCAACTGAAAAATCAGATTGACCAACTTACCTCCCTGTGGTTTACAGGAGAATTAGAAAGTAAGCCGGCAAGTATTTTTGTCTCCACCGCAAGCCTTCACGGAGGGCAAGAAACGACAATCCTTACCTTAATGGGCCCTTTGCTGCACCTTGGGATGATTCTGGTCGGCGTTCCTTATTCGGTTAAAGAACTTTTTTCTACGCAGGGCGGCGGTTCTCCTTACGGGCCAGGACATATTGCAGGATTAGACAACAAGCGGGAAATCGACCCACAGGAGGCGCTCATTTGCCGTGCCCTTGGTCGCCGGCTTGCTGAGATTGGGCTGAGACTGCAAAAGAAGCAATGA
- a CDS encoding NmrA family NAD(P)-binding protein, with translation MVNKRDLVAKQVFSDHTSENKLLQGVLRIAHLRTVKQRGLTRETRHGKILATAAKAARIKHFIRRSFHDTHRNNGTQRDKDALDMRQYMRSWLACNHLPAGFLQ, from the coding sequence ATGGTAAATAAAAGGGATCTCGTAGCAAAACAAGTTTTTAGCGATCATACTTCAGAAAATAAGCTACTTCAGGGAGTTCTCCGGATCGCTCATCTCAGAACGGTTAAACAACGCGGGCTCACCAGAGAAACACGGCATGGTAAAATTCTGGCAACGGCTGCAAAAGCAGCGAGGATTAAGCACTTTATCAGGAGATCTTTCCATGACACGCACCGTAATAACGGTACACAGCGAGACAAGGACGCGTTGGATATGAGACAATATATGCGCTCCTGGCTTGCCTGCAACCATTTGCCTGCTGGTTTTCTTCAATAA
- a CDS encoding M48 family metallopeptidase, which yields MKKVGIFVPPEFEGIVDEALLKKTGDYETEKTHFSFFSSILSNVATIIFIFCGLLNIYNSWIASLNLPFIISGWLFFLILSYGGEFLSVPFRWYNTFKIENKYGFTTTTLRLWASDFIKTLFISTVMISLMACAGFWLIQWSPLYWWFWIWGFLFLFSICMMYLSPYVIEPLFNKFTPIENDALKERIRELTDKAGIRASRILRIDASKRSKHTNAYFTGIGKTKRIVLYDTLLETMNHSEIIAVLAHEIGHWKKKHMLKTIIAFEVVSFIALYCSFKILQSDALLTLFHIRTNTLFAKIIILAFLADILSLSFMPCVSYLMRRHEMQADRASYELTRDPESMISALVKLSKENLTNLYPHPLYVTLYYSHPPILGRLRYFRKLLEKDIGR from the coding sequence ATGAAGAAGGTTGGTATTTTCGTACCGCCTGAATTTGAAGGAATTGTAGACGAGGCTCTTTTAAAAAAGACCGGGGACTATGAGACAGAAAAGACGCACTTCAGCTTTTTCTCCTCGATACTCAGTAATGTCGCTACGATCATATTCATTTTTTGTGGTTTGCTGAATATTTATAATTCCTGGATAGCATCCCTGAACCTGCCATTTATCATTTCCGGATGGCTCTTCTTTCTCATTCTATCTTATGGAGGTGAATTCCTGTCCGTGCCTTTCCGTTGGTACAACACTTTTAAGATAGAGAACAAATACGGATTTACCACTACGACTTTGCGGTTATGGGCGTCTGACTTCATAAAAACACTCTTTATTTCAACGGTTATGATATCTCTGATGGCATGTGCGGGCTTCTGGCTTATTCAGTGGAGTCCGCTGTACTGGTGGTTCTGGATATGGGGTTTTCTCTTTCTTTTCAGCATTTGTATGATGTACCTGTCTCCCTATGTTATAGAGCCGTTATTTAATAAATTCACCCCGATTGAGAACGACGCGTTGAAAGAAAGGATTCGTGAATTAACGGATAAGGCCGGTATTCGCGCAAGCCGGATCCTCAGAATCGATGCATCAAAGAGGAGCAAACATACCAACGCTTATTTTACCGGTATTGGAAAAACAAAGAGGATCGTCCTCTACGATACCTTACTTGAGACCATGAACCATAGTGAGATCATCGCTGTGCTGGCACATGAGATAGGCCATTGGAAGAAAAAGCATATGCTGAAAACGATCATTGCGTTTGAGGTTGTTTCGTTTATTGCCCTGTATTGCTCGTTTAAAATACTGCAAAGCGATGCCCTTCTGACGCTCTTTCACATTCGCACCAATACCCTCTTTGCAAAAATTATTATCCTTGCATTCCTTGCTGATATCCTCTCATTGTCCTTTATGCCATGCGTAAGCTATCTTATGAGGAGACATGAAATGCAGGCAGACAGGGCATCATATGAACTTACGAGGGATCCGGAAAGCATGATAAGCGCCCTTGTAAAGCTATCGAAAGAGAATCTCACCAATCTGTATCCGCATCCGCTCTATGTCACCTTGTATTATTCACACCCTCCCATCCTTGGAAGGCTTCGGTATTTCAGGAAATTGTTAGAAAAAGATATTGGGCGATAA
- a CDS encoding FAD:protein FMN transferase has product MASKRIIFLFSLFSFAGALTPFISKSIQAKTETEPAENFQIQTYLTEEQALDLVFHGCDEITTDEIFMSPEEKNNLEKLLSRRLYEDRFKVYLGKKKGAIQAYAIITEEIGKFHPFTFIVGVTPAGKIKDVAVLVYRESRGAEITRKRFLYQFMGKSLKNPLRINKDIINVTGATMSVQYMCAGVRKVLAVIDAYYLSGKRTAHTTTRTTEPVALPLKTEPVHVANTSQTTNDGTANAQKNTEHKKRETENHKDVSPEIKMVKQTRMIMGTFAEVSVYSGDEQAAGHAVEEALDEIERMDRIMSNYKQTSELSQLNKNAARSPVPCQGELLDVIERSQHYSELSGGAFDVTVSPIVALWGFFHEKGHIPSDKEIEKVLPAVSYNNIVVKRNADPKKPGTVFFKNALTQIDLGAIGKGYAVDKALEIIKKCNMSSACINLGGNIYVWGTPPGKTAWKIGIQHPRNKDEILGYLELKDEATATSGDYERFFEMKGKRYSHIINPLTGRPVTGTMATTVVAPTGTEVDALSTSLFVLGHEKGLELAKTIPNAHAMIIYEDNDGKTVIAMTKGFADKFKKSPAKGEDNVKWYVVASHKQ; this is encoded by the coding sequence ATGGCTTCAAAACGAATAATTTTTCTCTTTTCCCTTTTCTCCTTCGCAGGAGCGCTGACTCCATTCATTTCGAAATCCATACAGGCCAAAACAGAGACAGAACCGGCAGAGAATTTTCAAATCCAGACCTACCTTACAGAAGAACAAGCGCTCGACCTTGTATTTCACGGATGTGATGAAATTACAACCGACGAGATTTTTATGTCCCCTGAAGAAAAAAACAACCTTGAAAAACTTCTGAGCAGAAGACTCTATGAGGATAGATTTAAGGTGTATCTTGGGAAAAAGAAGGGCGCTATTCAGGCATACGCAATTATTACCGAGGAGATCGGCAAGTTTCATCCCTTTACCTTTATTGTTGGGGTAACCCCGGCGGGAAAGATCAAGGACGTTGCAGTCCTTGTTTACCGTGAGAGCCGCGGCGCAGAAATTACCAGAAAACGCTTTCTCTATCAATTCATGGGCAAGTCTCTGAAAAATCCCCTTCGCATAAACAAAGACATCATTAATGTCACCGGCGCTACCATGTCTGTTCAATACATGTGCGCAGGCGTGAGAAAGGTGCTCGCTGTTATTGATGCATACTATCTCAGCGGGAAAAGAACGGCGCATACAACCACCCGTACCACGGAACCTGTCGCCCTGCCTCTGAAAACAGAACCGGTGCACGTAGCAAATACATCTCAGACCACGAACGACGGGACAGCGAACGCTCAAAAAAACACAGAACACAAGAAAAGAGAAACGGAAAACCACAAAGACGTCTCTCCTGAAATAAAAATGGTGAAGCAAACCCGTATGATCATGGGTACCTTTGCTGAAGTGTCGGTATATTCCGGGGACGAGCAAGCTGCCGGCCATGCCGTTGAAGAAGCCCTGGATGAAATCGAACGCATGGACCGTATTATGAGTAACTATAAGCAGACGAGCGAACTCTCTCAACTCAACAAGAATGCTGCGCGGTCGCCCGTACCATGCCAGGGGGAACTTCTTGATGTGATTGAACGATCACAGCATTATAGCGAGCTCAGCGGCGGCGCTTTTGACGTCACCGTCTCGCCGATCGTCGCTCTATGGGGGTTTTTTCACGAAAAAGGACATATCCCCTCCGACAAAGAGATAGAGAAGGTCTTGCCGGCCGTCTCTTATAACAATATTGTCGTAAAGAGAAATGCTGATCCAAAAAAGCCTGGCACGGTATTTTTTAAAAATGCGCTGACGCAAATTGATTTGGGCGCTATTGGAAAGGGATACGCGGTCGACAAGGCATTGGAAATCATAAAAAAATGCAATATGAGCAGTGCATGTATTAATCTTGGCGGAAATATTTATGTGTGGGGCACACCCCCTGGAAAAACTGCATGGAAAATTGGCATACAACACCCACGGAATAAGGATGAGATCCTGGGTTATCTGGAACTCAAGGATGAGGCTACGGCTACATCAGGAGATTACGAGCGGTTCTTTGAGATGAAGGGAAAACGCTATTCCCATATTATAAACCCGCTTACAGGAAGGCCGGTAACCGGTACCATGGCAACAACGGTTGTGGCGCCTACTGGGACGGAAGTTGATGCACTCTCAACCAGCCTCTTTGTTTTAGGTCACGAAAAAGGCCTGGAACTGGCAAAGACCATCCCCAACGCTCATGCCATGATTATCTATGAAGACAATGACGGGAAAACCGTAATTGCCATGACAAAGGGTTTTGCGGATAAGTTTAAAAAATCCCCTGCCAAAGGAGAAGACAATGTCAAGTGGTATGTGGTCGCTTCCCATAAGCAATAA